One window of Mesorhizobium sp. WSM4904 genomic DNA carries:
- a CDS encoding GFA family protein, protein MDENHSGSCLCGAVRFRTRGPLRGVVYCHCSQCRKQTGHFVAATSSRDADIDIEGADTLAWYGASDVAKRGFCRSCGSVLFWKHNELDTISIMAGSFDKPTGLSAESHIFVGDKGDYYAIDDGLPQFEKSTPSIKVADE, encoded by the coding sequence ATGGACGAAAATCACAGTGGATCATGCCTGTGCGGGGCGGTGCGCTTCAGGACGAGGGGCCCGTTGCGCGGAGTGGTCTATTGCCATTGCTCGCAATGTCGCAAGCAAACCGGCCATTTCGTTGCCGCGACGTCCTCGAGAGACGCCGACATCGACATAGAGGGGGCCGACACGCTCGCCTGGTACGGCGCTTCGGACGTTGCGAAACGCGGCTTCTGCCGCAGCTGTGGCTCCGTGCTGTTCTGGAAGCATAACGAACTGGACACCATCTCGATCATGGCCGGCTCGTTCGACAAGCCGACCGGCCTTTCGGCCGAAAGCCACATCTTCGTCGGCGACAAGGGAGATTACTACGCGATCGACGACGGACTGCCGCAATTCGAGAAGTCGACACCGTCGATCAAGGTCGCGGACGAATGA
- a CDS encoding DedA family protein: MTETIHRLIEQYGLVAVFLGCVAEGESAAILGGFFAHQQVFVLWQAFAAAFLGAFAGDTFFFILGRSFADHPYVRKMRRRPGFRRAYRLLNTHPNIYVLTNRYIYGMRLVGGIAAGLSTVSLPRFVILNAVSSAVWAALFGTLGYVFGLSAEHLIGQALIRHERLLVALAVGLGVAILAWLVAHRVAGRERAKDAEGDQLDRPS, translated from the coding sequence ATGACCGAGACCATCCACCGTCTCATCGAGCAGTATGGACTTGTCGCGGTCTTCCTGGGCTGCGTCGCCGAGGGCGAAAGCGCCGCAATCCTCGGCGGTTTCTTCGCGCACCAGCAGGTCTTCGTGCTCTGGCAGGCTTTCGCCGCCGCCTTTCTCGGCGCCTTCGCCGGCGACACCTTCTTCTTCATCCTCGGCCGCAGCTTCGCCGATCATCCCTACGTACGCAAGATGCGCCGGCGGCCGGGCTTCCGCCGCGCCTACCGGCTGCTCAACACCCATCCCAACATTTACGTGCTGACCAACCGCTATATCTATGGCATGCGCCTTGTCGGCGGCATCGCCGCAGGATTGTCGACCGTGTCGCTGCCACGCTTCGTCATCCTGAACGCCGTCTCGTCGGCAGTCTGGGCCGCGCTGTTCGGCACCCTCGGCTACGTCTTCGGCCTCAGCGCGGAGCATTTGATCGGCCAGGCGCTCATTCGCCACGAGCGCCTGCTCGTTGCGCTTGCGGTCGGCCTCGGCGTCGCGATTCTCGCGTGGCTGGTCGCGCACCGCGTTGCCGGAAGGGAACGTGCCAAGGACGCGGAAGGCGATCAGTTGGATCGCCCGTCTTAA
- a CDS encoding RES family NAD+ phosphorylase translates to MSSPTWTPDALSSEAVRLEGKYWRMVEAQHRVSTLKLIDTLDEQGLLEDLIEETKPQIPLECRHLHYLLATPFRYGSVYPYGSRFRRAGKTKGVYYAAETVLTAVAEMAFYRLLFFAESPQTQWPNDAAEYTAFAASIKCEKAIDLTRPPLDRDEKAWTHPTDYAACQAIADVAREAEMQAIRYRSARDPKGANIALLTCRGFAKAKPLEPHTWRIRIGSRGVQAICEFPDKRLEFSRTAFADPRLANMRWERGR, encoded by the coding sequence ATGTCATCGCCTACCTGGACTCCCGACGCGCTCTCGTCTGAGGCCGTCAGGCTCGAAGGCAAGTATTGGCGGATGGTCGAGGCGCAGCACCGCGTCTCGACCCTGAAGCTCATCGACACGCTCGACGAGCAGGGCCTGCTGGAGGACCTGATCGAGGAGACCAAGCCGCAGATCCCGCTCGAATGCCGCCATCTCCACTATCTTCTGGCGACGCCCTTCCGTTACGGCTCGGTCTATCCGTACGGCTCGCGCTTCCGCCGCGCCGGCAAGACCAAGGGCGTCTACTATGCCGCCGAGACGGTGCTGACGGCGGTGGCGGAGATGGCCTTCTATCGCCTGCTGTTCTTCGCCGAATCGCCGCAGACGCAATGGCCGAACGACGCCGCCGAATACACAGCCTTTGCCGCTTCGATCAAATGCGAGAAGGCCATCGACCTCACCAGGCCGCCGCTCGACCGCGACGAGAAGGCATGGACGCATCCGACCGACTATGCCGCCTGCCAGGCCATCGCCGATGTCGCGCGCGAGGCCGAGATGCAGGCGATCCGCTACCGCTCGGCGCGCGACCCGAAGGGCGCCAACATCGCGCTTCTGACGTGCAGGGGCTTTGCCAAGGCCAAGCCGCTGGAACCTCACACCTGGCGCATCCGCATCGGCTCGCGCGGCGTCCAGGCGATCTGCGAATTCCCGGACAAGCGGCTCGAATTCTCAAGGACGGCCTTTGCCGATCCCAGGCTGGCGAACATGCGCTGGGAGCGCGGGCGTTAA
- a CDS encoding GGDEF domain-containing protein, with protein sequence MQPAAVPTDRNGDIASTVVATMRQLGVLGLPRNYEIFYEALSGSNHELSLAVVSLSNRPTQEELDGIGRTFFPQHHGPAIVEHAREMVAKELEDIAALLRSERSHIEKYGRILDETSSGLSNRSLLSQELLQKIAGAMSAATSSTLDHNRQISSTLSEKTAELESVKSKLEEYKRLADTDPLTQIWNRRAFDKEITRIYNSNRGILFNALILADIDRFKDINDRYGHPVGDKIIQIVAEIFQSSIRADMFVARTGGEEFALIVEGASEDATYQIAERIRVLIEQTPFTSSQTGMNYGTVTVSMGICMASEADSPEDLYTKADRALYRSKVSGRNRVTRHSTMAGRAGKGWLLYKKD encoded by the coding sequence ATGCAACCGGCAGCCGTCCCGACCGACCGAAATGGCGACATCGCCAGCACCGTTGTGGCGACCATGCGCCAGCTCGGCGTGCTCGGCCTGCCGCGCAACTATGAAATCTTCTACGAGGCGCTGAGCGGCAGCAACCACGAGCTCAGCCTCGCCGTCGTCTCGTTGAGCAACCGGCCGACGCAGGAGGAGCTCGACGGCATCGGGCGCACCTTCTTCCCGCAGCACCACGGGCCCGCCATCGTCGAGCACGCCCGCGAGATGGTCGCCAAGGAGCTCGAGGACATCGCCGCGCTGTTGCGCAGCGAGCGCTCGCACATCGAGAAGTACGGCCGCATCCTCGACGAGACGTCGAGCGGCCTCAGCAATCGCAGCCTGCTTTCGCAGGAGCTGCTGCAGAAGATCGCCGGCGCCATGTCGGCCGCCACCAGTTCGACGCTTGATCACAACCGCCAGATCTCCAGCACGCTCAGCGAAAAGACCGCCGAGCTCGAGAGCGTCAAATCGAAGCTCGAGGAATACAAGCGGCTCGCCGATACCGATCCGCTGACGCAGATCTGGAATCGCCGCGCCTTCGACAAAGAAATCACGCGCATCTACAACAGCAACCGCGGCATCCTGTTCAACGCGCTGATCCTTGCCGATATCGATCGCTTCAAGGACATCAACGACCGCTACGGTCACCCGGTCGGCGACAAGATCATCCAGATCGTCGCCGAGATCTTTCAAAGCAGCATTCGCGCCGACATGTTCGTGGCCCGTACCGGCGGCGAGGAGTTTGCGCTCATCGTCGAAGGTGCCAGCGAGGACGCCACTTACCAGATTGCCGAGCGCATCCGCGTGCTGATCGAACAGACGCCCTTCACCAGCAGCCAGACCGGCATGAACTACGGCACGGTGACGGTTTCCATGGGCATCTGCATGGCTTCCGAGGCCGACAGCCCGGAAGACCTCTACACCAAGGCCGACCGCGCGCTTTATCGCTCCAAGGTCAGCGGCCGCAACCGCGTGACCAGGCATTCCACCATGGCCGGTCGCGCCGGCAAGGGCTGGCTGCTCTACAAGAAAGACTGA
- a CDS encoding antitoxin Xre/MbcA/ParS toxin-binding domain-containing protein has translation MQRPVAAATAAENAVITKATLRAADLLDITARTLALVIGVSEATVSRMRKQEFLLERGTKPFELAVLFVRLFRSLDAIVGGDETVARVWLKNPNTALDGTPLEKILTIAGLVDVIAYLDSRRALV, from the coding sequence ATGCAACGTCCAGTCGCCGCCGCGACGGCGGCGGAAAATGCCGTCATCACCAAGGCCACGCTGCGCGCGGCCGACCTGCTCGACATCACCGCGAGAACGCTGGCGCTGGTCATCGGCGTCTCGGAAGCGACCGTCTCGCGCATGCGCAAGCAGGAATTCCTGCTCGAGCGCGGCACCAAGCCGTTCGAGCTTGCGGTGCTGTTCGTCCGGCTGTTCCGTTCGCTCGACGCCATCGTCGGCGGCGACGAGACCGTCGCCCGGGTATGGCTGAAGAACCCGAACACGGCGCTCGACGGCACGCCGCTCGAAAAAATCCTGACCATTGCCGGACTTGTCGATGTCATCGCCTACCTGGACTCCCGACGCGCTCTCGTCTGA
- a CDS encoding 3-deoxy-7-phosphoheptulonate synthase class II: protein MTKWSPNSWRAKPIKQVPAYPDLAALQATEARLATYPPLVFAGEARKLKKQLAAVAAGEAFLLQGGDCAESFAEHGADNIRDFFRVFLQMSVVLTFAGAQPVVKVGRVAGQFAKPRSSDSETKGGVTLPSYRGDIINGIEFDASSRIPDPARQEMAYRQSAATLNLLRAFAQGGYASLENVHRWMLGFVADSPQGEKYESLANRITETMDFMRAVGITSETNFALRETDFYTSHEALLLGYEEALTRVDSTSGDWYATSGHMIWVGDRTRQPDHAHVEYCRGIKNPLGLKCGPSLTPDGLLELIDLLNPENEPGRLTLIARFGSDKVAEHLPKLVRAVKKEGRNVVWSSDPMHGNTIEAAGYKTRPFDRILKEVQTFFEVHRAEGTHPGGIHVEMTGKNVTECTGGARAITAEDLQDRYHTHCDPRLNADQAIELAFLVSDLLKKSHPVQHKQAANA, encoded by the coding sequence ATGACGAAATGGTCGCCGAATTCGTGGAGAGCAAAGCCGATCAAGCAGGTCCCGGCCTATCCGGACCTTGCGGCACTGCAGGCCACGGAGGCCCGGCTCGCCACCTACCCGCCGCTGGTCTTTGCCGGCGAGGCGCGCAAGCTGAAGAAGCAGCTGGCTGCGGTCGCCGCCGGCGAAGCGTTCCTGCTCCAGGGCGGCGACTGCGCCGAGAGCTTTGCCGAGCACGGCGCGGACAACATTCGCGACTTCTTCCGCGTCTTCCTGCAGATGTCGGTGGTGCTTACCTTCGCCGGCGCGCAGCCGGTGGTGAAGGTCGGCCGCGTCGCCGGCCAGTTCGCCAAGCCGCGCTCTTCCGACAGCGAGACCAAGGGCGGCGTGACGCTGCCGAGCTACCGCGGCGACATCATCAACGGCATCGAATTCGACGCCTCCTCGCGCATCCCGGATCCGGCACGGCAGGAGATGGCGTACCGGCAGTCGGCAGCGACCCTCAATCTGCTGCGCGCCTTCGCGCAGGGCGGCTATGCCAGCCTGGAGAACGTGCATCGCTGGATGCTGGGCTTCGTCGCCGACAGCCCGCAGGGCGAGAAATACGAGTCGCTCGCCAACCGCATAACCGAGACGATGGATTTCATGCGCGCGGTGGGCATTACCTCCGAGACGAATTTCGCGCTGCGCGAGACCGATTTCTACACCAGCCACGAGGCGCTGCTGCTCGGCTACGAGGAGGCGCTGACGCGCGTCGACTCGACCTCCGGCGACTGGTACGCGACCTCCGGCCACATGATCTGGGTCGGCGATCGCACTCGCCAGCCCGACCATGCGCACGTCGAATATTGCCGCGGCATCAAGAACCCGCTCGGCCTGAAATGCGGTCCGTCGCTGACGCCGGACGGCCTGCTCGAACTGATCGACCTGCTCAATCCCGAGAACGAGCCCGGCCGGCTGACGCTGATCGCGCGCTTCGGGTCCGACAAGGTCGCCGAGCATCTCCCGAAGCTGGTGCGGGCGGTGAAGAAGGAAGGCCGCAACGTGGTATGGTCGTCCGACCCGATGCACGGCAACACGATCGAAGCGGCCGGCTACAAGACGCGGCCGTTCGACCGCATCCTGAAGGAGGTGCAGACCTTCTTCGAGGTGCATCGCGCCGAGGGCACGCACCCCGGCGGCATCCATGTCGAGATGACCGGCAAGAACGTGACCGAATGCACGGGCGGCGCCCGCGCCATCACCGCGGAAGACCTGCAGGACCGCTACCACACGCATTGCGATCCGCGGCTCAACGCCGACCAGGCGATCGAACTGGCCTTCCTGGTCTCGGATCTACTCAAGAAAAGCCATCCAGTCCAACACAAGCAGGCCGCCAACGCCTGA
- a CDS encoding DUF1003 domain-containing protein: MNKTIDDLANRWLKRKPDGLTALESRVLQSALDRTTITRDTNKAVAFHSTYGDRIADTIARIGGSWSFILGFIAFLLLWTFGNVWLLTRNAFDPYPFIFLNLVLSMVAALQAPVIMMSQNRQTERDRIDAAHDYEVNLKAEIEIMALHEKLDELRHSEIIAMRDEILRMAEQIRRIDEKLSARSPS, encoded by the coding sequence ATGAACAAGACGATCGACGATCTGGCAAACCGCTGGCTGAAGCGAAAGCCCGACGGCCTCACGGCCCTCGAGAGCAGAGTGTTGCAGAGCGCGCTCGACCGCACCACCATCACCAGGGACACCAACAAGGCCGTTGCTTTCCACTCCACCTATGGCGATCGCATCGCCGATACCATCGCCCGGATCGGCGGCTCATGGTCCTTCATCCTTGGCTTCATCGCCTTCCTGCTTCTTTGGACCTTCGGCAATGTCTGGCTACTCACGCGCAACGCCTTCGACCCCTATCCTTTCATCTTCCTGAACCTCGTGCTCTCCATGGTTGCCGCGTTGCAGGCGCCGGTGATCATGATGTCGCAGAACCGCCAGACCGAGCGCGACCGCATCGACGCCGCACACGACTACGAGGTCAACCTGAAGGCGGAGATCGAGATCATGGCACTGCATGAGAAGCTCGATGAGCTGCGCCACAGCGAGATCATCGCCATGCGCGACGAGATCCTGCGCATGGCCGAGCAGATCAGACGGATCGACGAGAAGCTCTCGGCACGGTCGCCAAGCTGA
- a CDS encoding DNA-3-methyladenine glycosylase I codes for MADFQKIRARAAKRKGGEEALASLLGPMPDNAAVAKVPDDRILSTMAERIFAAGFVWRVIEQKWPGFEEAFLGFEPKRLLFQPDDFWHELASDKRIVRNPQKIKSVRDNAAFVDRVSKEHGGFGKFLAEWPADDQVGLTAYLGKHGSRLGGNTGQYFLRWLEWDTFIVSADMAAALRDAGLDIAESPTSKRDLDKIQAQLNQWSAETGLPRRHISRILAMSIGENHSPETLREYMGEPT; via the coding sequence ATGGCCGATTTCCAGAAAATTCGTGCCCGGGCGGCAAAGCGCAAGGGCGGTGAAGAAGCGCTGGCGTCGTTGCTTGGACCGATGCCCGACAACGCGGCCGTGGCGAAAGTTCCCGATGACCGCATCCTCTCCACCATGGCCGAACGCATCTTTGCCGCCGGCTTCGTCTGGCGCGTGATCGAGCAGAAATGGCCAGGTTTCGAGGAGGCGTTCCTTGGCTTCGAGCCGAAGCGGCTCCTGTTCCAGCCGGACGATTTCTGGCACGAGCTGGCGTCCGACAAGCGCATCGTGCGAAACCCGCAAAAGATCAAATCGGTTCGCGACAATGCGGCCTTCGTCGACCGCGTCTCCAAGGAGCATGGCGGCTTCGGCAAGTTCCTCGCCGAATGGCCGGCCGACGATCAGGTCGGGCTGACCGCCTATCTCGGCAAGCATGGCAGTCGTCTGGGCGGCAACACCGGCCAGTACTTCCTGCGCTGGCTGGAGTGGGACACCTTCATCGTTTCCGCCGACATGGCTGCGGCGTTGCGCGATGCCGGCCTCGACATCGCCGAAAGCCCGACCTCGAAGCGGGATCTCGACAAGATCCAGGCGCAGCTCAACCAGTGGTCGGCCGAAACGGGGCTGCCGCGGCGGCACATCTCGCGCATCCTGGCGATGTCGATCGGCGAGAACCATTCGCCGGAGACACTGCGCGAATATATGGGCGAGCCGACCTGA
- a CDS encoding diacylglycerol kinase: MQRLIDAFINSVRAFRKLAAHEAAFQQELLLLALALPAGWFISVSWRGYALLIGAVLLMIMVEVINTGIEAACDAISREFHIEIQLAKDCGSLAVLISIVIAAGVWGIALIERIVGAPI, translated from the coding sequence ATGCAGCGGCTTATCGACGCTTTCATCAATTCGGTGCGGGCCTTCCGCAAGCTGGCCGCCCACGAAGCGGCATTCCAGCAGGAACTGCTGCTGCTCGCTCTTGCCCTGCCGGCCGGCTGGTTCATTTCGGTGTCATGGCGCGGCTATGCTTTACTGATCGGCGCGGTCCTGCTGATGATCATGGTCGAGGTCATCAACACGGGCATCGAAGCCGCGTGCGACGCCATTTCCCGCGAATTCCACATCGAGATTCAGCTTGCCAAGGACTGCGGCTCACTGGCCGTGCTGATTTCGATCGTGATTGCCGCCGGTGTCTGGGGTATCGCTCTGATCGAACGCATCGTCGGGGCGCCGATCTGA